One part of the Clostridia bacterium genome encodes these proteins:
- a CDS encoding glutamine amidotransferase family protein, with translation MIKEGSVRIPSGCAVAAVISREGNRVTGETVVRAMKPMHDRSNGLGGGFAGYGIYPEYKDLYAFHFFFDCRDTRKRCEAFMKEHFEVVKGELIPTRKMPEITDEPIIWRYFVTPLKSTLADLQLDEKEFVARTVMKINTEIDGAYVFSSGKNMGTFKAVGFPEDVGRFYRLEEYEGYSWTAHGRYPTNTPGWWGGAHPFTLLDYSVVHNGEISSYDANRRFIEMFGYKCTLQTDTEVITYILDYLIRRQGLTLTEAANVVAAPFWSTIEGKTDEYEKQKLRYLRTVFPSLLITGPFSIILGYDGGLMALNDRLKLRSMVVGEKDDRVFIASEEAAIRAMEPGAVNVRAPAGGEPVIVTVKEGRF, from the coding sequence ATGATTAAAGAAGGCAGCGTCAGGATTCCCTCCGGCTGCGCCGTTGCGGCCGTCATTTCAAGAGAGGGGAACCGCGTCACCGGTGAGACGGTCGTCAGGGCGATGAAGCCGATGCACGACCGCTCGAACGGGCTGGGCGGCGGCTTCGCCGGCTACGGCATTTATCCGGAGTATAAGGACCTTTACGCCTTCCATTTCTTCTTTGACTGCCGCGACACGCGCAAGAGGTGCGAGGCGTTCATGAAGGAGCATTTCGAGGTGGTCAAGGGCGAGCTGATCCCGACGCGCAAGATGCCGGAGATCACCGACGAGCCGATAATCTGGCGCTATTTCGTAACGCCGCTGAAATCGACGCTCGCAGACCTCCAGCTCGACGAAAAGGAGTTCGTAGCGCGTACCGTAATGAAGATAAACACGGAGATCGACGGCGCGTACGTCTTCTCCAGCGGCAAGAATATGGGCACATTCAAGGCCGTCGGCTTCCCGGAGGACGTCGGCAGGTTCTACCGCCTCGAGGAGTACGAGGGCTACAGCTGGACGGCGCACGGGCGCTATCCGACGAACACTCCCGGCTGGTGGGGCGGCGCGCACCCCTTCACGCTGCTCGATTATTCCGTCGTCCACAACGGCGAGATCTCTTCCTACGACGCCAACCGCAGATTTATCGAGATGTTCGGATATAAATGCACGCTGCAGACCGATACCGAGGTCATCACCTACATCCTCGACTATCTGATACGCAGGCAGGGGCTTACGCTCACCGAGGCGGCGAACGTCGTCGCCGCGCCGTTCTGGAGCACGATCGAGGGCAAGACGGACGAATACGAGAAACAGAAGCTCAGGTATTTAAGGACCGTATTCCCGAGTCTGCTCATCACCGGCCCCTTCTCGATAATTCTCGGCTACGACGGCGGGCTTATGGCGCTGAACGACCGCCTGAAGCTCCGCTCGATGGTCGTCGGCGAGAAGGACGACAGGGTCTTCATAGCCAGCGAGGAGGCCGCGATACGCGCGATGGAGCCCGGCGCGGTCAACGTGCGGGCGCCCGCCGGCGGCGAGCCGGTCATAGTTACGGTAAAGGAGGGCAGGTTCTGA